In a single window of the Thiohalophilus sp. genome:
- a CDS encoding uracil-DNA glycosylase: MSPVTPQQRRYLDAMGIDVWVRRDRVMPAEEMAPLSQPATEPAVPAGEGRPDVSELDWSALRQQVAVCQLCELHQSRTQTVFGVGNEQARWLIIGEAPGVDEDRQGEPFVGRAGKLLNAMLQAVGLSREQVYIANILKCRPPNNRDPRPEEAAACFPYLRRQIELIQPDLIIALGRVAAQRLLDCTTSLARLRGTVHRLEATGTPVVVTYHPAYLLRTPADKRKAWEDLLFAQSLTRDH; encoded by the coding sequence ATGTCTCCTGTCACGCCACAACAACGCCGCTACCTGGACGCGATGGGGATCGATGTCTGGGTGCGGCGGGATCGGGTGATGCCGGCCGAGGAGATGGCGCCGCTGTCACAACCGGCCACGGAACCGGCGGTGCCCGCGGGCGAGGGGCGGCCCGATGTCAGTGAACTGGACTGGTCGGCGCTGCGCCAGCAGGTGGCGGTCTGTCAGTTGTGCGAGTTGCACCAGAGCCGGACCCAGACGGTATTCGGGGTGGGCAATGAGCAGGCCCGCTGGCTGATCATCGGCGAGGCGCCCGGAGTTGATGAGGATCGCCAGGGCGAGCCGTTCGTCGGCCGGGCCGGCAAGCTGCTCAATGCCATGCTGCAGGCGGTGGGGCTCTCCCGCGAGCAGGTCTATATCGCCAACATTCTCAAATGCCGTCCGCCCAACAACCGGGATCCCCGCCCGGAAGAGGCGGCGGCCTGTTTTCCCTATCTGCGGCGGCAGATTGAGCTGATCCAGCCCGATCTCATTATCGCCCTGGGCCGTGTCGCCGCACAGCGGCTGCTGGATTGCACGACCAGCCTGGCCCGGCTGCGCGGCACGGTACACCGGCTCGAAGCCACCGGCACCCCGGTGGTGGTGACCTATCACCCGGCCTATCTGTTGCGGACCCCGGCGGACAAACGCAAGGCGTGGGAGGATCTGTTGTTTGCCCAGTCACTGACCCGCGACCACTAG
- the rimI gene encoding ribosomal protein S18-alanine N-acetyltransferase → MSAVFKQADDGIRSMGIADLDAIMAIEKTIYNFPWTRGIFRDCLNVGYSCRVLQVEGEVQAYAILSVAAGEAHILTLCVNPDAHRRGYGQLMLDDLLQLARERHAGSIYLEVRPSNQGAIRLYEKTGFQEIGIRPDYYPDAFGREDAMVMALTFGN, encoded by the coding sequence ATGAGCGCGGTATTCAAACAGGCTGATGACGGAATACGCTCCATGGGGATCGCCGATCTGGACGCGATCATGGCGATCGAAAAGACGATCTATAACTTTCCCTGGACCCGGGGGATATTCCGCGATTGCCTGAACGTAGGCTACAGCTGCCGGGTGTTGCAAGTCGAGGGGGAAGTACAGGCCTATGCCATTCTCTCGGTGGCCGCCGGCGAGGCGCATATTCTAACTCTCTGCGTCAATCCGGATGCGCACCGTCGCGGTTACGGCCAGCTGATGCTCGATGATCTGCTGCAACTGGCCCGTGAACGCCACGCCGGATCCATCTATCTTGAAGTGCGTCCCTCCAACCAGGGGGCCATTCGTCTGTATGAGAAAACCGGTTTTCAGGAGATCGGCATCCGCCCCGATTACTATCCCGATGCGTTCGGCCGCGAGGATGCGATGGTGATGGCGTTGACGTTCGGCAACTGA
- a CDS encoding DUF502 domain-containing protein, whose product MSYLWKNVLKGLATVLPVALTLYLIYWLGLTIENGLHPVITSVVPEAYYIPGMALVAGGVVLFFLGLAVNAWVIQRLIWLVEKLLERIPLVKSIYGSLHDFMDYFAAGKSRGGLKQVVLVSIGEAKLLGFLTRERIEDILGLSAEEGDDIVAIYLPLSYQIGGYTLYLPRSKVEPVPMSMEDAMRRVLTAELSKSGATAKP is encoded by the coding sequence ATGTCTTATCTATGGAAGAACGTTTTAAAAGGGCTGGCCACGGTACTGCCGGTGGCATTGACCCTGTATCTGATTTACTGGCTGGGACTGACTATCGAAAACGGGCTGCATCCGGTGATCACCTCGGTTGTGCCGGAGGCGTACTATATTCCGGGGATGGCGCTGGTGGCCGGCGGGGTGGTGCTGTTTTTCCTGGGACTGGCGGTCAATGCCTGGGTGATCCAGCGCTTGATCTGGCTGGTGGAGAAGCTGCTGGAGCGGATTCCGCTGGTCAAATCGATTTACGGTTCGCTGCATGATTTCATGGACTATTTCGCCGCGGGCAAGAGCCGGGGCGGGCTCAAGCAGGTGGTGCTGGTATCGATCGGCGAGGCAAAGTTACTGGGTTTTTTGACCCGGGAGCGGATCGAGGATATCCTCGGCCTGAGCGCCGAAGAGGGGGATGATATTGTGGCCATCTATCTGCCGCTTAGTTACCAGATTGGCGGTTACACCCTCTATCTGCCCCGCTCCAAAGTGGAGCCGGTACCCATGTCGATGGAAGATGCCATGCGCCGGGTGCTCACTGCCGAGTTGTCCAAGTCCGGTGCCACGGCCAAACCGTGA
- a CDS encoding inositol monophosphatase family protein, with product MNSDTMTSLVRIAAREELMTRFTHVKRGIKADGSFLTEADLAMQERLASELSSHEPDILFLGEEMPAEEQQGLLQGGKPLWVLDPLDGTSNYASGIPCFSVSLALIEAGVLKLGLVYDPVRDECFFAQQGQGAWLNGERLVPFDTGLSLKQSTGLIDFKRLAPELATRLVSEIPYSSQRSFGSVALDWCWIAIGRSHVYLHGKQNLWDYAAGHLILAEVGGRSCTLEGEAVFNNSLQPRSAVAALDPALFAAWTDWLGIHC from the coding sequence ATGAATTCAGACACGATGACATCGCTTGTGCGCATTGCCGCGCGCGAGGAACTGATGACCCGCTTTACCCACGTCAAACGCGGCATCAAGGCCGACGGTAGTTTTCTGACCGAGGCCGATCTCGCCATGCAGGAACGGCTCGCCAGTGAATTAAGCAGTCACGAGCCGGATATATTATTCCTGGGTGAGGAGATGCCCGCCGAAGAACAGCAGGGATTGTTGCAAGGTGGCAAGCCGCTATGGGTGCTGGATCCGCTCGATGGCACCAGTAACTATGCTTCGGGCATTCCCTGTTTCTCGGTATCGTTGGCGCTGATCGAGGCGGGCGTGTTGAAACTCGGCCTGGTTTACGATCCGGTGCGTGACGAATGCTTCTTCGCGCAACAGGGCCAGGGCGCCTGGCTCAATGGCGAGCGGCTTGTTCCCTTCGACACCGGTCTGAGTCTGAAACAAAGTACCGGCCTCATCGACTTCAAACGGCTGGCACCAGAGCTGGCAACCCGGCTGGTTAGCGAGATCCCCTATTCATCGCAACGCAGTTTCGGTTCGGTGGCGCTGGACTGGTGCTGGATTGCCATCGGCCGCAGTCATGTCTATCTGCACGGCAAGCAAAATCTGTGGGATTACGCCGCTGGCCACCTGATTCTGGCCGAAGTGGGGGGACGGTCGTGCACCCTGGAGGGGGAGGCCGTGTTTAACAACAGTTTGCAACCGCGCTCGGCGGTGGCGGCACTGGATCCCGCGTTGTTTGCCGCCTGGACCGACTGGCTGGGAATCCACTGCTGA
- a CDS encoding peptide chain release factor 3 encodes MSRYLDETHRRRTFAIISHPDAGKTTVTEKLLLFGRAIQQAGTVKGRKSDRHATSDWMALEKQRGISVTSAVMQFPYKERIINLLDTPGHEDFSEDTYRVLTAVDSALMVIDSAKGVEERTIKLMEVCRLRDTPILTFINKLDREGREPIELMDEVEEVLKIQCAPITWPIGMGKGFKGVYHLYNESIHLFSATHGGKIQTGEVIQGLDNHRLDDLLGSAADELREEIELVRGASHEFDLDTFLAGKQSPVFFGSAINNFGIQELLDYFVEIAPRPQAHETRQRIVEPEEEKFTGFVFKIQANMDPQHRDRVAFLRVCSGTYEKGMKARQVRLGKDVKLANAITFMASEREHVETAYPGDIIGLHNHGTIQIGDTFSQGEDLKFTGIPNFAPELFRRVRLRDPMKNKALQKGLDQLSEEGASQVFRPLNNNDIIVGAVGVLQFDVVAFRLKEEYNVECSFEAVNVNTARWVTCTDEKMLNEFRKKAADNLALDASGSLTYLAPTRVNLDLTIERWPDIEFHATREH; translated from the coding sequence ATGAGCCGTTATCTCGACGAAACCCACCGCCGGCGCACCTTTGCGATCATCTCCCATCCCGACGCCGGGAAAACCACCGTGACCGAAAAACTGCTGCTGTTCGGCCGCGCCATCCAGCAGGCGGGGACGGTCAAGGGGCGCAAGTCGGATCGCCACGCGACCTCCGACTGGATGGCGCTGGAGAAGCAGCGCGGCATCTCGGTGACCTCGGCGGTGATGCAGTTTCCCTACAAGGAACGCATTATCAACCTGCTGGATACCCCGGGCCATGAGGATTTCTCCGAAGATACCTACCGGGTACTGACCGCGGTGGATTCGGCGCTGATGGTGATCGACAGCGCCAAGGGTGTCGAGGAGCGGACCATCAAGCTGATGGAAGTGTGCCGGCTGCGCGATACGCCGATTCTGACTTTCATCAACAAACTGGACCGGGAAGGCCGCGAGCCCATCGAGCTGATGGACGAGGTGGAGGAGGTGCTGAAAATCCAGTGCGCGCCGATCACCTGGCCGATCGGCATGGGCAAGGGATTCAAGGGGGTCTATCACCTCTATAACGAGAGCATTCATCTTTTCAGTGCCACCCATGGCGGCAAAATCCAGACCGGGGAAGTTATTCAGGGGCTGGATAACCACCGGCTCGATGACCTGCTCGGCAGCGCGGCCGATGAGCTGCGCGAGGAGATCGAACTGGTGCGCGGTGCCAGCCATGAATTTGATCTCGACACCTTTCTGGCCGGCAAGCAAAGCCCGGTGTTCTTCGGCTCGGCGATCAACAACTTCGGTATCCAGGAACTGCTGGATTATTTCGTCGAGATTGCGCCACGGCCCCAGGCGCACGAAACCCGGCAACGGATTGTCGAACCCGAAGAGGAAAAATTCACCGGCTTCGTGTTCAAGATCCAGGCGAATATGGATCCCCAGCATCGCGATCGGGTGGCCTTCCTGCGCGTCTGTTCCGGCACCTACGAAAAGGGCATGAAAGCCCGTCAGGTGCGCCTCGGCAAGGATGTGAAACTGGCCAATGCCATTACCTTCATGGCCAGCGAACGCGAGCATGTGGAAACCGCCTATCCCGGTGACATTATCGGACTGCACAATCATGGCACGATTCAGATCGGTGACACTTTCTCGCAGGGCGAGGATCTCAAGTTTACCGGTATCCCCAACTTCGCCCCGGAACTGTTCCGCCGGGTACGTTTGCGCGATCCCATGAAGAACAAGGCCCTGCAAAAAGGCCTGGATCAGCTAAGCGAGGAGGGCGCCTCGCAGGTCTTTCGCCCGCTCAATAACAACGACATTATTGTCGGCGCGGTGGGCGTGCTGCAGTTTGACGTGGTCGCCTTTCGCCTCAAAGAAGAATATAACGTGGAATGCAGTTTCGAGGCGGTGAATGTGAACACCGCCCGCTGGGTCACCTGCACCGATGAGAAGATGCTCAACGAGTTTCGCAAAAAAGCCGCGGATAACCTGGCACTGGATGCCTCGGGCAGTCTGACTTACCTGGCGCCGACACGGGTCAATCTGGATCTGACCATCGAGCGCTGGCCGGATATCGAGTTCCACGCCACCCGCGAACATTAA